In Piliocolobus tephrosceles isolate RC106 chromosome 10, ASM277652v3, whole genome shotgun sequence, a single window of DNA contains:
- the TMEM106C gene encoding transmembrane protein 106C isoform X1: protein MGSQHSAAARPSSCRRKQEDDRDGLLAEREQEEAIAQFPYVEFTGRDSITCLTCQGTGYIPTEQVNELVALIPHSDQRLRPQRTKQYVLLSILLCLLASGLVVFFLFPHSVLVDDDGIKVVKVTFNKQDSLVILTIMATLKIRNSNFYPVAVTSLSSQIQYMNTVVGTYVTTNVSLIPPRSEQLVNFTGKAEMGGPFSYVYFFCTVPDILVHNIVIFMRCVSLPYPDGLAGRVSLPPLLRRPLCGHRAEASSPRGHPMPHRHRYSRPLVFSRCGVHMPFTNHQSP, encoded by the exons ATGGGGTCTCAGCATTCAGCTGCTGCTCGCCCCTCCTCCTGCAGGCGAAAGCAAGAAGATGACAGGGACGGTTTGCTGGCTGAACGAGAGCAGGAAGAAGCCATTGCTCAGTTCCCATATGTGGAATTCACCGGGAGAGATAGCATCACCTGTCTCACGTGCCAGGGGACAGGCTACATTCCAACAG AGCAAGTAAATGAGTTGGTGGCTTTGATCCCACACAGTGATCAGAGATTGCGCCCTCAGCGAAC TAAGCAATACGTCCTCCTGTCCATCCTGCTTTGTCTTCTGGCATctggtttggtggttttcttcctgtttccacATTCAGTCCTTGTGGATGATGACGGCATCAAAGTGGTGAAAGTCACATTTAATAAGCAGGACTCCCTTGTAATTCTCACCATCATG GCCACCCTGAAAATCAGGAACTCCAACTTCTACCCGGTGGCAGTGACCAGCTTGTCCAGCCAGATTCAGTACATGAACACAGTGGTCGGTACATATGTGACTACTAACGTCTCTCTTATTCCACCTCGGAGTGAGCAACTG GTGAATTTTACCgggaaggccgagatgggaggaccGTTTTCCTATGTGTA CTTCTTCTGCACGGTACCTGATATCCTGGTGCACAACATAGTGATCTTCATGCGGTGCGTCTCTCTTCCCTATCCTGACGGCCTGGCCGGCCGTGTGAGCCTACCGCCTTTGCTCAGGAGGCCCCTGTGTGGCCACAGGGCAGAGGCATCTAGCCCGAGGGGACACCCAATGCCTCACAGGCACAGATACAGTAGACCCTTGGTGTTCTCTAGATGTGGTGTCCACATGCCCTTCACAAATCACCAGTCACCCTGA
- the TMEM106C gene encoding transmembrane protein 106C isoform X2, which yields MGSQHSAAARPSSCRRKQEDDRDGLLAEREQEEAIAQFPYVEFTGRDSITCLTCQGTGYIPTEQVNELVALIPHSDQRLRPQRTKQYVLLSILLCLLASGLVVFFLFPHSVLVDDDGIKVVKVTFNKQDSLVILTIMATLKIRNSNFYPVAVTSLSSQIQYMNTVVGTYVTTNVSLIPPRSEQLVNFTGKAEMGGPFSYVYFFCTVPDILVHNIVIFMRTSVKISYIGLMTQSSLETHHYVDCGGNSTAI from the exons ATGGGGTCTCAGCATTCAGCTGCTGCTCGCCCCTCCTCCTGCAGGCGAAAGCAAGAAGATGACAGGGACGGTTTGCTGGCTGAACGAGAGCAGGAAGAAGCCATTGCTCAGTTCCCATATGTGGAATTCACCGGGAGAGATAGCATCACCTGTCTCACGTGCCAGGGGACAGGCTACATTCCAACAG AGCAAGTAAATGAGTTGGTGGCTTTGATCCCACACAGTGATCAGAGATTGCGCCCTCAGCGAAC TAAGCAATACGTCCTCCTGTCCATCCTGCTTTGTCTTCTGGCATctggtttggtggttttcttcctgtttccacATTCAGTCCTTGTGGATGATGACGGCATCAAAGTGGTGAAAGTCACATTTAATAAGCAGGACTCCCTTGTAATTCTCACCATCATG GCCACCCTGAAAATCAGGAACTCCAACTTCTACCCGGTGGCAGTGACCAGCTTGTCCAGCCAGATTCAGTACATGAACACAGTGGTCGGTACATATGTGACTACTAACGTCTCTCTTATTCCACCTCGGAGTGAGCAACTG GTGAATTTTACCgggaaggccgagatgggaggaccGTTTTCCTATGTGTA CTTCTTCTGCACGGTACCTGATATCCTGGTGCACAACATAGTGATCTTCATGCG aACTTCAGTGAAGATTTCATACATTGGCCTCATGACCCAGAGCTCCTTGGAGACACATCACTATGTGGATTGTGGAGGAAATTCCACAGCTATTTAA
- the TMEM106C gene encoding transmembrane protein 106C isoform X4 — MGSQHSAAARPSSCRRKQEDDRDGLLAEREQEEAIAQFPYVEFTGRDSITCLTCQGTGYIPTEQVNELVALIPHSDQRLRPQRTKQYVLLSILLCLLASGLVVFFLFPHSVLVDDDGIKVVKVTFNKQDSLVILTIMATLKIRNSNFYPVAVTSLSSQIQYMNTVVGTYVTTNVSLIPPRSEQLVNFTGKAEMGGPFSYV, encoded by the exons ATGGGGTCTCAGCATTCAGCTGCTGCTCGCCCCTCCTCCTGCAGGCGAAAGCAAGAAGATGACAGGGACGGTTTGCTGGCTGAACGAGAGCAGGAAGAAGCCATTGCTCAGTTCCCATATGTGGAATTCACCGGGAGAGATAGCATCACCTGTCTCACGTGCCAGGGGACAGGCTACATTCCAACAG AGCAAGTAAATGAGTTGGTGGCTTTGATCCCACACAGTGATCAGAGATTGCGCCCTCAGCGAAC TAAGCAATACGTCCTCCTGTCCATCCTGCTTTGTCTTCTGGCATctggtttggtggttttcttcctgtttccacATTCAGTCCTTGTGGATGATGACGGCATCAAAGTGGTGAAAGTCACATTTAATAAGCAGGACTCCCTTGTAATTCTCACCATCATG GCCACCCTGAAAATCAGGAACTCCAACTTCTACCCGGTGGCAGTGACCAGCTTGTCCAGCCAGATTCAGTACATGAACACAGTGGTCGGTACATATGTGACTACTAACGTCTCTCTTATTCCACCTCGGAGTGAGCAACTG GTGAATTTTACCgggaaggccgagatgggaggaccGTTTTCCTATGTGTA a
- the TMEM106C gene encoding transmembrane protein 106C isoform X3, which produces MPGSVMCCVICSKQYVLLSILLCLLASGLVVFFLFPHSVLVDDDGIKVVKVTFNKQDSLVILTIMATLKIRNSNFYPVAVTSLSSQIQYMNTVVGTYVTTNVSLIPPRSEQLVNFTGKAEMGGPFSYVYFFCTVPDILVHNIVIFMRCVSLPYPDGLAGRVSLPPLLRRPLCGHRAEASSPRGHPMPHRHRYSRPLVFSRCGVHMPFTNHQSP; this is translated from the exons ATGCCTGGGTCAGTCATGTGCTGTGTCATTTGCAGTAAGCAATACGTCCTCCTGTCCATCCTGCTTTGTCTTCTGGCATctggtttggtggttttcttcctgtttccacATTCAGTCCTTGTGGATGATGACGGCATCAAAGTGGTGAAAGTCACATTTAATAAGCAGGACTCCCTTGTAATTCTCACCATCATG GCCACCCTGAAAATCAGGAACTCCAACTTCTACCCGGTGGCAGTGACCAGCTTGTCCAGCCAGATTCAGTACATGAACACAGTGGTCGGTACATATGTGACTACTAACGTCTCTCTTATTCCACCTCGGAGTGAGCAACTG GTGAATTTTACCgggaaggccgagatgggaggaccGTTTTCCTATGTGTA CTTCTTCTGCACGGTACCTGATATCCTGGTGCACAACATAGTGATCTTCATGCGGTGCGTCTCTCTTCCCTATCCTGACGGCCTGGCCGGCCGTGTGAGCCTACCGCCTTTGCTCAGGAGGCCCCTGTGTGGCCACAGGGCAGAGGCATCTAGCCCGAGGGGACACCCAATGCCTCACAGGCACAGATACAGTAGACCCTTGGTGTTCTCTAGATGTGGTGTCCACATGCCCTTCACAAATCACCAGTCACCCTGA